A single window of Zea mays cultivar B73 chromosome 10, Zm-B73-REFERENCE-NAM-5.0, whole genome shotgun sequence DNA harbors:
- the LOC103640660 gene encoding probable calcium-transporting ATPase 9, plasma membrane-type isoform X2, whose translation MKAGFCISPDELASITSKHDAKALSMHGGVDGICAKVRSSPDRGVSAASDDDLDARRAVYGANRYAEKPGRSFWMFVWDALQDVTLVILMACALLSAAVGLASEGWPRGVYDGLGIMLSILLVVVVTAVSDYRQSLQFKELDNEKKKVSVHVTRDGCRQQVSIYDLVVGDVVHLSIGDQVPADGLYVHGYSLLIDESSLSGESEPVYISRAKPFILAGTKVQDGSGKMLVTAVGMHTEWGRLMSTLSEGGEDETPLQVKLNGVATVIGKIGLLFATLTFVVLMVRFLVDKTFTVGLSSRWTSADALAIVDYFATAVTIIVVAVPEGLPLAVTLSLAFAMKKLMNDKALVRHLSACETMGSAGTICTDKTGTLTTNHMVVDRIWVSEVSESVSSSGSGLEDLSSAAVSRPATLGLLLQGVFENTSAEVVREKDGGQAVLGTPTERAILEFGLKLEARRRDAGDRSCTKVKVEPFNSVKKMMAVLVSLPDGRYRWYVKGASEIIVQMCDAMVDGDGNGVPLSEARRKDVLGTINSFASDALRTLCLAYKEGDGFGEDADSPAGGFTLICIFGIKDPVRPGVKDAVKACMSAGIVVRMVTGDNINTAKAIAKECGILTDGGVAIEGPEFRNKSPEEMRDLIPKIQVMARSLPLDKHTLVKNLRGMFREVVAVTGDGTNDAPALHEADIGLAMGIAGTEVAKESADVIVLDDNFTTIINVARWGRAVYINIQKFVQFQLTVNIVALVINFVSACITGSAPLTAVQLLWVNMIMDTLGALALATEPPNDDMMKRPPVGRGESFITKVMWRNIVGQSLYQLAVLGALMFGGERLLNIHGADSKPVVNTLIFNSFVFCQVFNEINSREMQKINVFRGMFGNWIFVGIIAATVAFQVVIVEFLGTFASTVPLGWQLWLVSVGLGSVSLVVGAVLKCVPVEPDDGVRASPNGYAPLPGGPDNI comes from the exons ATGAAGGCCGGGTTCTGCATCAGCCCGGACGAGCTGGCGTCGATCACGAGCAAGCACGACGCGAAGGCTCTGAGCATGCACGGCGGGGTGGACGGGATATGCGCGAAAGTACGCTCGTCGCCAGACCGCGGCGTGTCCGCCGCCAGCGACGACGATCTGGACGCGAGGCGAGCCGTCTACGGCGCCAACCGGTACGCGGAGAAGCCTGGGCGAAGCTTCTGGATGTTCGTCTGGGACGCCCTGCAGGACGTGACGCTCGTCATCCTGATGGCCTGCGCTCTGCTGTCCGCCGCCGTCGGCCTGGCGTCCGAGGGCTGGCCCAGGGGCGTGTACGACGGCCTGGGGATAATGCTCAGCATCCTGCTGGTTGTCGTGGTCACCGCTGTCAGTGACTACCGGCAGTCGCTCCAGTTCAAGGAGCTGGACAACGAGAAGAAGAAGGTGTCTGTGCATGTGACCAGGGACGGGTGCCGGCAGCAGGTGTCAATATACGACCTGGTGGTCGGTGACGTCGTGCACCTGTCGATCGGAGACCAGGTGCCCGCTGACGGGCTCTACGTCCACGGATACTCCCTCCTGATCGACGAGTCCAGCCTGTCGGGCGAGAGCGAGCCGGTGTACATCTCTCGAGCCAAGCCGTTCATCCTGGCAGGAACCAAGGTCCAGGACGGGTCAGGCAAGATGCTCGTGACCGCTGTCGGCATGCACACCGAGTGGGGCAGGCTGATGAGCACGCTGAGCGAGGGAGGCGAGGACGAGACGCCGCTGCAGGTCAAGCTCAACGGCGTCGCGACCGTCATCGGGAAGATCGGGCTGCTGTTCGCCACGCTCACGTTCGTCGTCCTCATGGTGAGGTTCCTCGTCGACAAAACCTTCACGGTGGGTCTCTCCAGCAGGTGGACTTCTGCGGACGcgttggctatagtggactactTCGCGACGGCGGTCACGATCATCGTCGTCGCCGTCCCTGAGGGCCTGCCTCTGGCTGTTACTCTGAGCCTGGCGTTCGCGATGAAGAAGCTGATGAACGATAAGGCGCTTGTCAGGCATCTCTCGGCGTGCGAGACGATGGGGTCTGCCGGCACTATATGCACCGACAAGACGGGGACTCTGACCACCAACCATATGGTGGTCGACAGGATATGGGTGTCCGAGGTTTCAGAATCAGTTTCCAGCAGTGGCAGCGGTCTGGAAGATCTGAGCTCCGCCGCCGTCTCTCGGCCGGCCACACTGGGCCTGCTCCTGCAGGGCGTGTTTGAGAACACCAGCGCGGAGGTGGTCAGAGAGAAGGACGGCGGGCAGGCTGTTCTGGGAACCCCGACAGAGAGGGCGATCTTGGAGTTTGGACTGAAGCTAGAAGCACGACGTCGTGATGCTGGAGACAGGAGCTGCACCAAGGTCAAGGTCGAGCCTTTCAACTCGGTCAAGAAGATGATGGCGGTGCTGGTATCGTTACCCGACGGCAGGTACCGCTGGTACGTCAAAGGCGCGTCAGAGATCATCGTGCAGATGTGCGACGCCATGGTTGACGGCGACGGGAACGGCGTTCCGTTGTCGGAAGCTCGGAGGAAGGACGTCTTAGGCACCATCAACTCGTTCGCTTCAGACGCGTTAAGGACACTGTGCCTGGCGTACAAGGAAGGGGATGGTTTCGGTGAGGATGCAGATAGTCCGGCAGGAGGCTTTACTCTGATATGTATCTTTGGCATCAAGGATCCTGTGCGCCCAGGAGTCAAGGACGCTGTCAAGGCCTGTATGTCTGCCGGTATCGTGGTACGGATGGTGACTGGTGATAACATCAACACGGCTAAAGCTATAGCCAAAGAGTGTGGGATACTGACTGACGGCGGCGTAGCGATAGAAGGGCCAGAGTTCAGAAACAAAAGCCCAGAGGAGATGAGGGACCTGATACCTAAGATCCag GTTATGGCTCGTTCTCTGCCGCTTGACAAGCATACCCTTGTGAAAAACCTGCGAGGTATGTTCAGGGAGGTGGTTGCTGTGACAGGCGATGGTACCAATGACGCTCCAGCATTGCATGAAGCAGATATTGGGCTTGCAATGGGCATAGCAGGAACAGAG GTAGCCAAGGAGAGTGCCGATGTGATAGTGCTGGACGACAACTTCACAACCATAATAAACGTCGCGAGGTGGGGCCGCGCGGTCTACATAAACATCCAGAAGTTCGTGCAGTTTCAGCTGACCGTCAACATTGTGGCTCTGGTCATCAACTTTGTCTCGGCATGCATTACAG GGAGCGCTCCTCTCACGGCGGTGCAGCTGCTGTGGGTCAACATGATCATGGACACGCTGGGAGCTCTGGCTCTAGCCACGGAGCCTCCCAACGACGACATGATGAAGAGGCCGCCTGTCGGGCGCGGAGAGAGCTTCATCACCAAGGTCATGTGGCGGAACATCGTCGGGCAGAGCTTGTACCAGCTGGCCGTGCTTGGAGCTCTCATGTTTGGCGGGGAACGTCTCCTCAACATCCATGGCGCGGACTCCAAACCCGTTGTCAATACGCTCATATTCAACTCCTTCGTGTTCTGCCAG GTGTTCAACGAGATAAACAGCAGGGAGATGCAGAAGATCAACGTCTTCCGCGGCATGTTCGGCAACTGGATCTTCGTCGGAATCATAGCCGCGACGGTAGCGTTCCAGGTGGTGATCGTCGAGTTCCTCGGCACCTTTGCGAGCACCGTCCCACTCGGCTGGCAGCTGTGGCTGGTGAGCGTCGGCCTCGGATCCGTCAGCTTGGTCGTCGGCGCCGTCCTCAAGTGCGTTCCAGTTGAACCGGACGATGGAGTTCGCGCCAGTCCAAATGGCTACGCGCCGCTGCCCGGCGGCCCTGACAACATATAA
- the LOC103640660 gene encoding probable calcium-transporting ATPase 9, plasma membrane-type isoform X1 has translation MEWLEKDLREKFDLPPKNRSEEALRRWRDAVSVVKNPRRRFRMVADLATRRQNDLKRRSTQEKIRVALYVQQAALHFIDGGKHKDYRLTDDIMKAGFCISPDELASITSKHDAKALSMHGGVDGICAKVRSSPDRGVSAASDDDLDARRAVYGANRYAEKPGRSFWMFVWDALQDVTLVILMACALLSAAVGLASEGWPRGVYDGLGIMLSILLVVVVTAVSDYRQSLQFKELDNEKKKVSVHVTRDGCRQQVSIYDLVVGDVVHLSIGDQVPADGLYVHGYSLLIDESSLSGESEPVYISRAKPFILAGTKVQDGSGKMLVTAVGMHTEWGRLMSTLSEGGEDETPLQVKLNGVATVIGKIGLLFATLTFVVLMVRFLVDKTFTVGLSSRWTSADALAIVDYFATAVTIIVVAVPEGLPLAVTLSLAFAMKKLMNDKALVRHLSACETMGSAGTICTDKTGTLTTNHMVVDRIWVSEVSESVSSSGSGLEDLSSAAVSRPATLGLLLQGVFENTSAEVVREKDGGQAVLGTPTERAILEFGLKLEARRRDAGDRSCTKVKVEPFNSVKKMMAVLVSLPDGRYRWYVKGASEIIVQMCDAMVDGDGNGVPLSEARRKDVLGTINSFASDALRTLCLAYKEGDGFGEDADSPAGGFTLICIFGIKDPVRPGVKDAVKACMSAGIVVRMVTGDNINTAKAIAKECGILTDGGVAIEGPEFRNKSPEEMRDLIPKIQVMARSLPLDKHTLVKNLRGMFREVVAVTGDGTNDAPALHEADIGLAMGIAGTEVAKESADVIVLDDNFTTIINVARWGRAVYINIQKFVQFQLTVNIVALVINFVSACITGSAPLTAVQLLWVNMIMDTLGALALATEPPNDDMMKRPPVGRGESFITKVMWRNIVGQSLYQLAVLGALMFGGERLLNIHGADSKPVVNTLIFNSFVFCQVFNEINSREMQKINVFRGMFGNWIFVGIIAATVAFQVVIVEFLGTFASTVPLGWQLWLVSVGLGSVSLVVGAVLKCVPVEPDDGVRASPNGYAPLPGGPDNI, from the exons ATGGAGTGGCTGGAGAAGGACCTGCGGGAGAAGTTCGACCTGCCGCCCAAGAACCGCTCCGAGGAGGCCCTGCGCAGATGGCGCGACGCCGTCTCCGTCGTCAAGAACCCGCGCCGCCGGTTCCGCATGGTCGCCgacctcgccacgcgccgccagaACGACCTCAAGCGCCGATCCACCCAG GAAAAGATCCGGGTCGCCCTCTACGTGCAGCAGGCCGCGCTCCACTTCATCGATG GTGGCAAGCACAAAGACTACCGGCTAACCGACGACATTATGAAGGCCGGGTTCTGCATCAGCCCGGACGAGCTGGCGTCGATCACGAGCAAGCACGACGCGAAGGCTCTGAGCATGCACGGCGGGGTGGACGGGATATGCGCGAAAGTACGCTCGTCGCCAGACCGCGGCGTGTCCGCCGCCAGCGACGACGATCTGGACGCGAGGCGAGCCGTCTACGGCGCCAACCGGTACGCGGAGAAGCCTGGGCGAAGCTTCTGGATGTTCGTCTGGGACGCCCTGCAGGACGTGACGCTCGTCATCCTGATGGCCTGCGCTCTGCTGTCCGCCGCCGTCGGCCTGGCGTCCGAGGGCTGGCCCAGGGGCGTGTACGACGGCCTGGGGATAATGCTCAGCATCCTGCTGGTTGTCGTGGTCACCGCTGTCAGTGACTACCGGCAGTCGCTCCAGTTCAAGGAGCTGGACAACGAGAAGAAGAAGGTGTCTGTGCATGTGACCAGGGACGGGTGCCGGCAGCAGGTGTCAATATACGACCTGGTGGTCGGTGACGTCGTGCACCTGTCGATCGGAGACCAGGTGCCCGCTGACGGGCTCTACGTCCACGGATACTCCCTCCTGATCGACGAGTCCAGCCTGTCGGGCGAGAGCGAGCCGGTGTACATCTCTCGAGCCAAGCCGTTCATCCTGGCAGGAACCAAGGTCCAGGACGGGTCAGGCAAGATGCTCGTGACCGCTGTCGGCATGCACACCGAGTGGGGCAGGCTGATGAGCACGCTGAGCGAGGGAGGCGAGGACGAGACGCCGCTGCAGGTCAAGCTCAACGGCGTCGCGACCGTCATCGGGAAGATCGGGCTGCTGTTCGCCACGCTCACGTTCGTCGTCCTCATGGTGAGGTTCCTCGTCGACAAAACCTTCACGGTGGGTCTCTCCAGCAGGTGGACTTCTGCGGACGcgttggctatagtggactactTCGCGACGGCGGTCACGATCATCGTCGTCGCCGTCCCTGAGGGCCTGCCTCTGGCTGTTACTCTGAGCCTGGCGTTCGCGATGAAGAAGCTGATGAACGATAAGGCGCTTGTCAGGCATCTCTCGGCGTGCGAGACGATGGGGTCTGCCGGCACTATATGCACCGACAAGACGGGGACTCTGACCACCAACCATATGGTGGTCGACAGGATATGGGTGTCCGAGGTTTCAGAATCAGTTTCCAGCAGTGGCAGCGGTCTGGAAGATCTGAGCTCCGCCGCCGTCTCTCGGCCGGCCACACTGGGCCTGCTCCTGCAGGGCGTGTTTGAGAACACCAGCGCGGAGGTGGTCAGAGAGAAGGACGGCGGGCAGGCTGTTCTGGGAACCCCGACAGAGAGGGCGATCTTGGAGTTTGGACTGAAGCTAGAAGCACGACGTCGTGATGCTGGAGACAGGAGCTGCACCAAGGTCAAGGTCGAGCCTTTCAACTCGGTCAAGAAGATGATGGCGGTGCTGGTATCGTTACCCGACGGCAGGTACCGCTGGTACGTCAAAGGCGCGTCAGAGATCATCGTGCAGATGTGCGACGCCATGGTTGACGGCGACGGGAACGGCGTTCCGTTGTCGGAAGCTCGGAGGAAGGACGTCTTAGGCACCATCAACTCGTTCGCTTCAGACGCGTTAAGGACACTGTGCCTGGCGTACAAGGAAGGGGATGGTTTCGGTGAGGATGCAGATAGTCCGGCAGGAGGCTTTACTCTGATATGTATCTTTGGCATCAAGGATCCTGTGCGCCCAGGAGTCAAGGACGCTGTCAAGGCCTGTATGTCTGCCGGTATCGTGGTACGGATGGTGACTGGTGATAACATCAACACGGCTAAAGCTATAGCCAAAGAGTGTGGGATACTGACTGACGGCGGCGTAGCGATAGAAGGGCCAGAGTTCAGAAACAAAAGCCCAGAGGAGATGAGGGACCTGATACCTAAGATCCag GTTATGGCTCGTTCTCTGCCGCTTGACAAGCATACCCTTGTGAAAAACCTGCGAGGTATGTTCAGGGAGGTGGTTGCTGTGACAGGCGATGGTACCAATGACGCTCCAGCATTGCATGAAGCAGATATTGGGCTTGCAATGGGCATAGCAGGAACAGAG GTAGCCAAGGAGAGTGCCGATGTGATAGTGCTGGACGACAACTTCACAACCATAATAAACGTCGCGAGGTGGGGCCGCGCGGTCTACATAAACATCCAGAAGTTCGTGCAGTTTCAGCTGACCGTCAACATTGTGGCTCTGGTCATCAACTTTGTCTCGGCATGCATTACAG GGAGCGCTCCTCTCACGGCGGTGCAGCTGCTGTGGGTCAACATGATCATGGACACGCTGGGAGCTCTGGCTCTAGCCACGGAGCCTCCCAACGACGACATGATGAAGAGGCCGCCTGTCGGGCGCGGAGAGAGCTTCATCACCAAGGTCATGTGGCGGAACATCGTCGGGCAGAGCTTGTACCAGCTGGCCGTGCTTGGAGCTCTCATGTTTGGCGGGGAACGTCTCCTCAACATCCATGGCGCGGACTCCAAACCCGTTGTCAATACGCTCATATTCAACTCCTTCGTGTTCTGCCAG GTGTTCAACGAGATAAACAGCAGGGAGATGCAGAAGATCAACGTCTTCCGCGGCATGTTCGGCAACTGGATCTTCGTCGGAATCATAGCCGCGACGGTAGCGTTCCAGGTGGTGATCGTCGAGTTCCTCGGCACCTTTGCGAGCACCGTCCCACTCGGCTGGCAGCTGTGGCTGGTGAGCGTCGGCCTCGGATCCGTCAGCTTGGTCGTCGGCGCCGTCCTCAAGTGCGTTCCAGTTGAACCGGACGATGGAGTTCGCGCCAGTCCAAATGGCTACGCGCCGCTGCCCGGCGGCCCTGACAACATATAA
- the LOC103640662 gene encoding uncharacterized protein LOC103640662, translating into MFLRRLRTSAAVRRGATDGAVLAAVRAELALELSSSAPPPFRSELAPDFDTVSDAPRAQDVLLRRRDGSEEVLVSALLAPLRFVGRDPLPRAALVKVFVSKPGAAPVLHFDCRASWVGEEERGGGAADYAINAVRYHSSPGAGGADEYEGPAFRDLDPRLQAALREYLVARGFNSKLASSILQHLLQKERNQYVNWLKTLEEAFAKHH; encoded by the exons ATGTTCCTGCGGCGGCTGAGAACGTCCGCCGCCGTCCGCCGGGGCGCGACCGACGGCGCAGTCCTGGCCGCCGTCCGCGCCGAGCTGGCCCTCGAGCTCTCCTCCTCGGCTCCCCCTCCATTCCGTTCCGAG CTGGCGCCCGACTTCGACACCGTGTCTGACGCCCCGCGCGCGCAGGACGTGCTCCTGCGCCGCCGGGACGGGTCCGAGGAGGTCCTCGTGTCGGCGCTGCTCGCCCCGCTGCGGTTCGTGGGCCGAGACCCGCTGCCCAGGGCCGCGCTCGTCAAGGTCTTCGTCAGTAAGCCTGGCGCGGCGCCCGTCCTGCACTTCGACTGCCGTGCGTCTTGGGTGGGGGAGGAggagcgcggcggcggcgctgctgACTACGCTATCAACGCTGTCCGGTACCACTCCTCTCCTGGCGCCGGTGGAGCAGACGAGTACGAAGGGCCGGCGTTCAG AGATCTGGATCCTCGGCTACAGGCTGCTTTACGAGAGTATCTGGTAGCGAGAGGCTTCAACTCCAAGCTGGCAAGTTCGATTCTTCAACACCTCCTTCAGAAGGAGCGCAACCAGTATGTGAATTGGCTGAAGACTTTGGAAGAGGCGTTCGCCAAACATCACTGA